GCAATGAACGCACTGTTGGGAGGAAAGACGGGAGGGGCTCCAACCCTTGGACCTCGATTAGAACGAGGAGGTCTACCCTACCAGCTGTGTGCCCTTTGCCCGCCATTGGCGTCCAAGCCTTACCCCCAGCTCACACCTACTCCCTTCATTGGCCCGTGGTTGCGCGCCCCTCCCCAAGCTTCCAAGGCATTCGGCGGCTGATTGGAGGAGAGAGGCATGCGAGGGGGGCGGAACGAGATCAAGACTAGTTTCTGATTGGTGGAGGGCGGCGGCGGGCAGTGTGGGGAGGAGTATTGGCTAAAAGTGGGCGCAGTTTCGGAGGCGGGGAGTGAAGAGAGGTAGAGCAGTTAGTGGATCCTGATTGGTGAAGGCCGGAGTTAAGGGGCGGAGTCTAGAGACAGCTCAGGTCTCTGATTGTTGGAGCGCTGTGAGGACGCAGAGCTCGAGCTCCCCAGCACGCACCCGCCTAGCGGCCACAGCCTCAGGCCGGGAAGCAGCGGCGGCATCAAGATGGCGGAGCTGCGCGCGCTGGTGGGAGTCAAACGGGTCATAGACTATGCTGTGAAGGTGAGCGCGACCTCTAACCtcgccccctcccctctcttggACCGTACCTGGCTGACGCAAGAGCGCGAACGTGCAGGGTGGCCTTACGGCCAAGCGAGGGCAAAGGTCGAGCGACTGACCTTTAACTTCGATGTCTCCCTTCCCGGCTCAGTCTCCAGGTTTGAAAGAGGAGGGGGTGCTGCACCCCTTTCACTGGCTATAATGCCGAGGGTCAGCGTGGGTGAGCCACGGGCCAGAAATTCTGCGCCCCTCCCCCTGCacgcctcccccccaccccccgccccggaCCGGGAAGGGGCAGGGCTGCAAGGGGGCGTGCTTAGAGATccggggaggaaactgaggcccagaaaaggcaCTTTCAGGACAGAGGGTCACCCGGGGAGGGACCCCCCTGGTTGGGGTGCAGGAGAGGGTATCACTTGGGGAGGGACCCCCTTGCACAGGACGATGACCTCGGCCAAGGAGGACTCATGGACAAGGCGTGTTCTAGGAGGCTTCCAGGAGAAGTGGGCTTGGGAGCtggtctcccccccccccccccaggcagGGGCCAGAGGGAGGGGGCCGTAGCTGGGGCTGCTGCACTTCTGACCTGGTTTTTGGACTGCCCTTCCCCTGCTCCCCCCAGATCCGAGTGAAGCCGGACAAGACTGGCGTGGTGACAGATGGGGTGAAACACTCCATGAATCCTTTCTGTGAGATTGCGGTGGAGGAGGCCGTGCGGTTGAAGGAGAAGAAGCTGCTGAAGGAGGTGATTGCTGTAAGCTGTGGCCCCAAGCAGTGCCAGGTGAGTGTCTCTGACCCCTGggcctgggggggaggggaggtggagcAGGGAGAGCTGGTGGCAGTGACCACGTCCATCTCTTCACCTGCAGGAGACCCTGCGCACAGCTCTGGCCATGGGTGCTGACCGAGGCATTCACGTGGAGGTGTCGGAAAGTGAGGCAGAGCGCCTGGGGCCCCTCCAGGTTTCCCGAGTGCTCACTGCTTTGGCCCAGAAAGAGAAAGCTGGGCTGGTGCTGCTGGGGAAACAGGTGGGAGAGCCCAAGccagcctcttccttctccccttcctgcaCCTGCTTTCTGCTGTTGGTCCCCTTTGCCccacttttctcttcctttgactcctccatatttttcttccctccccctttcaagGCCAAGTGTTCCAGGGTTAGGAATCACCGAGAAGTCCCAGGTCCGACTGTCTGAGGGATGGCCTGTCCTGTGCTGCACTACCCTCACATGGGTACTGGGAGGAGGAGCCTCAGTCTTTGCATTCCAGGGAGCTCACCCCTGGGTGGACAGGAGCAGCATAGGCTTGGCTAAATTCCTTCCCtgcttggtgcctcagtttccctatttttaaaagcaagttggagaagatgacttctaaggacccttccagctcttaggTTCCACATTCTAGCATTATGTCGTACCCTGGCAATTTCCTACATCTCCCCTCCTCATAGGCCATCGATGATGACTGTAATCAGACTGGACAGATGACAGCAGCCATGCTTGACTGGCCTCAGGTGAGCCTCTGGGAATGCAATGCCAGATGTGGGAGAGTGAGTCTATTCCCTGAAATTCCCTTGAACATCCCTTATACCTCTGTGTGGTGCCCTCCACTTCAGGTACCCTGAAGCCCTGTCTGATTTTGGGACACTGTGGGTACATTCTGCTACCCTGGtccccttcctgactctagacagCTCCTGGATCCCTGTGACTTCCTTCCCCCTAGCTCCCCTGAGACTCCCTGTGACTGCCTCATCCAGCTCCCTTTCCACTCCCTgtagtcccccccccccccacctccaagcTCCCTCCAGACTTGCAGTAACCACcctcccagacacacacacactcacacgttAGCTGTCTCAATATATGTTGCCTCCTGTACTTTAGGGCACATTTGCCTCAAAACTCTCACTAGATGGGGACAAGCTGACAGTGGAGCGGGAGATTGATGGTGGGCTTGAGACAATTCGCCTCAAGCTGCCTGCTGTGGTGACTGCTGACCTCCGGCTGAATGAGCCCCGATATGCCACTCTCCCCAATATCATGGTAAGCAAGGGCAGGCAACTCCCAGACACTCAGGCTGGGCTAGTCTGAGCCATCATacccacaccacaccacaccacaccacaccctTCTCAGTCCTTTCAAATTTACACTCATCCACCACTCTTTTCagatttacatacacacacacacacacacacacacacatactcactctctctctctctttccctcccttctcagtcCTTTCAGACTTTCATGATCCCTTCCATGACCTTCCTGAGAGAGGAGACTAAGAGGCTGGAAAGGACTTGGGAGGGTGTGAAGCCCAGCTTCCATCTGTGGGTCTTTTGCTTCCTCAAACTTACCATTGTACTGAAGTGCCGATGGTTAGAACATGTTTCCTGAACTCCAAGAATCCTTTTGAATACTCCTCTTTTCAGCTGTCACCCTCTGCTGCCCTCCCCCAAACGGAACAGTTCTCATCCCTCTCTGCTCTTCAGACATTTAGCAATAGCTTATATTTGTAGGTCTAAAGACCaaaggttacaaagcactttagacCCATTATCTTGTTTGAGTCTCAGAGCAACCGTAGGGgctatttgtattcccattttacagatgagcaaattgagtcCCAGTAGGGGCCCACAGCTGATTTATCATTTATGTCCAAGGTACAACTTGAATCTGGGATTCCAGGTTTGGTACTCTACACATTCTGCCAAATCATATGCTTAAAGTCAGCCATCACTCCCTGCTCtcctccattttcccttcctacCACCGCCAAATGTGGGGTGGGTCCATTTCTTCTGGATACACCATTGATGTTTGTACTCTGAGGAGTGATGTGATATTGAAAAATGATTGGCTCAGCAGCCCTGAAGATGGCATCGGGAAATGTGCACTGGAGCCTCGGACCTGGCTGTCCCGTAAGCCACAAGGTCCTTTAAGTGTTTCCTCTCGTCCTCTGCCATCCTGttgattcatctgtaaaatctgcgCCTTAGACTGATGAAACTGGTTCCCAGTCTGTTGGCTCAAGGCTTCCTGTGGCCCAGTCAGCTTCCCAGGGTCTCTGGTCACACTTTCTGGGAGCCCCTGTAGTGGTTGTCAATTGATGCACCAGGGCTCTCCTGCCATTTGGGTCCTTAAATGGGTCTTGGCCAAAGGTCTAGGTTTGGGGGTGGCCCCCTGGGGAGGGGTTTTTCCCTTCTGATGCTTTGGTGGGAGTGGGAACATCAATTCTGCCCCTCTCAGAATGGTGGAGTCTAGACTTTCCTTCTTAATCTTCCTCCagaaagccaaaaagaagaagataGAAGTGGTGAAGCCTGGGGACCTGGGGGTGGACACAGCCTCCCGCATTTCTGTACTCAGTGTGGAGGATCCGCCCCAGCGCACAGCAGGGGTGAAGGTGGAAACCACTGAAGACCTGGTGGCCAAATTGAAAGAGGGGGGGCATGTTTGAACTCCCTCTCCTCCAATAAATTTGTGGCACCCTTCCCCCCTTTACCTTCTCTCTGAGTCCTTGTTGTCTTGTCCTTTGGATGTGCCCTTGGAAACACCTGGTTCAGGAAGTCTTCCGGAATTCAACCTGACTCCATCCTCTCCACACATCTTGCCACTGATTCACTGGCATCTACAGGGGTGGCTCccttttccctcattctctcaGACTAAAAACTTCCTGAGGGCTTTAGGGTTTCCCTGGGACTAGGGCTTTGTTCAGTAGCTGAGAAATCTCTGAAGCCAGGGCTGCTCCCCATTCAAACCCTGGACCTCTGCTTTGGCCAAGGTTATTCCCATTGCCAATGTCTTTAGGCTCATGAGAACTTTCAGATGGGATGGAGGAAGTGTGGAGAGGGCAGGGTGTTGAAGGGAATCCTGTCACAGTTGTATTCATAAATCCATGGGCTGTGTCCCCTGTTTCTGTGCGGGCTCCCCACCCAGGAAGCTGCTTGGCTTGTCAGACCCGTCTTGACTCTAAGGAGGGTTGGGAGGGCAGACCTACCCCTGGCTTTTTGCCTTTGACAACATGGCCGCCCAGGGGCCTCAGCTTCTCCAGCAGCTGCTGCTACTATTTCTGGGTGAGCACCCCTCCGTACCTAACTCCTGAAGTCCCATGGCAAATGGGGAAGCCTTTACCTAGACCCTTGTGGGTGACCTTTTCTGTCCCTTCATTATGGGAGACTTGAATTTTTCTTGAGGTGTCCTCACAGGAGACCTCACTGTTGGGGGAATTGTTTGTCTCCAGGACCCTAGTCTCTAAGAGACATCTCTACTTTGTGTCGACTCACTGCACCTCTGTGGGAGAGTTGGGAGTGTTTCATCTGGAGGGCTTCTAAAAGTTGAGCCTTCTCTGTAAGGGTTCCATAACCTTAGGCTTTTTTCCCGGTTctttgggaaagggaggagggaagcctTGAGATCCTaccctggtcttttttttttttttgtaaggtcCCTTCTCTACAGACTTAGCAATTATGGGGGAGCTTTCTCCGCACTCCCTAGGCATCATTCTCAAAGTACCTTCACTCGGTGGTGTAAGAACTTGCTTTCTACCACCCATCTCTCCCACTGTCCCCTCTCTCTCGAAAATAAAATATCCAGTTTCAGGCGTGGGAACGTCATCCCCTGCAGCTCTTGGCAGAATTTCACCTTCGGTGCCCTCTCTTGGCGTGAGAGTCTCCTCTCCCAGCGGCTTTCGTGGCAGTGATAACTCAACAGTTCTGAGTGGAAAAGCCTCTCCCACCACGGCCCTGGGTGGGAACGACTTCTCTCCTGGAGCCCCCAGAGAGAGAACGCAGCCTCCTGCAGTTCAGGATTTGAAAGAGTCGCCTCTCCAAGTCCCTTCTCGGCAGTCCAGCCCTCGGGTTGCTGAGGGTCCCTTGTCGGTGCTCGTGGGTTCTCCCATCTCCCTACGTTTATCCCCGGCTCCAGCCCTGGACCCACCCAGTCTGGTCGTGGTTTGGCGTCGGGGAACCACAGTGCTGGCGGCTGGGACCCTGGGGAGCGAAGCCGCCCCACCGAGCCTAGCCCCCGACTACCGGACCCGCCTCCACTTTGACCAGGAGACGGGTGGCCTGGATCTGGAGCAGGCAGAACTGGCTGACAGCGGGCACTATACTGCGGAGCTTATTCACGCCGGGCGCGAACGGGAGCTGCGGGAGGTCGCAGTCTACGTGTATggtgagggggaagaggagtCCAGAAATCCAACGAACTGGCGGGCTGTGGTGGATAGTTTGGGCCAAGAGGAACCGACCTCCGTCCCTTCCCGGCGCCGGGTTTCAGATaacttatttgtaaaaggagcaCTGGACTAGACGCTGTCAAAGGCCTATTCCAGTTCTACCGattaataatagccagcatttatatagagctttctggtttacaaagctcttccgacacattatttcatttgatccgcTTACcaggattttacagatgaggaaacaggctgcgCTTGtcgcttgcccagagtcactcaggaAAGCAGGAGAGGAGTTCAAATCTCTTATCAACGACAAAAACaaccatttataaagtgcctaccctgtgtcaggcactgtgctaggattATCCCGGAGGTCTGCTCATCTGAagtagggagaaggagaagacacTAGGactccctggggtgggggggagagggggaggatcACTGGGGCGCCTAAGTCAGGTCGCTCTCTGCCAAATCTCTTCCGCAGAGCCGCTGCCACAATTAGCTATGGCACCCGCGGACCCAGTGACGGAGGAGGGGGCGCCAGAGCTGCGGCTGCGCTGCGTGGGAGCCCGGGCGAGTCAGGGCCAACTGAACTGGAGCCAGGGAGGGCGGCTCCTCGAAGCGGGGCCTGGAGATGGTGAGGGTTCCGCTCGGCTGAGGACAGATGGAATCGACCTGGTCATCGTGCGTCCGCAGAGAACAGATCAGGCCAACTACACGTGCCGCGTGCAGAGCCCCTTCGGGGCCAGTGAGGCGACGGCGGCCGTCACCGTCCTATGTAAGTGAGGGGCACAGCTGGGGATCAGACATCAGGATCCCCGAGGAATGGAAGGcgaagggggaggagaggtgggAGCTGAGCGGGAGGGAGTGCCTGGATCCCCGGCGGGGAGTGGGTGGAGGACACCTACAGAAGAGCAGGTGCCCGGGGTCTCTGGAGGTGGGGTGCAGTTCAAGGGGCTGAGCTCCCGAGTCGGGGGTCCTTGACGCCTAGGTCCGGGGCTGCGGGTTCGGAGAGGACGCTGATGCCTCGTCCGTCCACAGACGGCCCAGATCCCCCAGTCATCACCGTCTCCTCGGACCGCGACGCAAGCCCCGCCCACTATGTCTCGGTGGGCAGCAATGTGACCCTGCGCTGCAACGCCGCTTCCCGGCCGCCCGCCGAGCTCTCCTGGAGCCTGGCAGACCCACGAGAGGCCGCCGTGCCCGCGGGACCTCGACTCCTCCTGCCTGGCGTGGGGCCAGCCCACGCGGGGGCCTACGCCTGCCTCGCGGCTAATCCACGCACAGGACTCCGGCGCCGCGGGCTGCTCAACCTCACCGTTGCCGGTGCGGGCCCGGGTCTGAGGGGAGGCTGGCACAGGGAGCGGGGTTCTCAGAGCAGGAGGGGAAGGGCGAAAGTAGGGAGGTTCGGGGCTCAAGGGAGAACCCGGCTGGGGAGGGGCTAAGAGGAAGGGGGCGTGGCCTACACGGGGGCGCAGCTGAGAGTGCTGGAGGGAGGGGGCTTGGAGGAGAGTACTGGAGGGGCGGGGCTCTCTGACGCTCCTCCTCCCGCAGCCCCGCCTCCCGGTTCCCCGCGCTGCTCCCTGCAAGGCTCCCCGGGTGACCGCAACCTGCTCCTGGGCTGCACGTGGCCCGGGGGCATCCCTGGAGCCTCGGTGCAGTGGATGGGGCTGCCCCCAGACGTCCCCGCGAGCCCCGCGTCCTCCTCGCTATTCGTCTCGGTCCCTGCGCGGCCGCAGCTCAGCGGAGTCACCTTCACATGCCTCGGGCGCCACCTCGCGGCCACGAGAAGCTGTAGCGTCACGCCCAGTGAGCGGGGCGGGACTTCTGTCGCTTGGAACCCGGGGCGGGGCGGGACTTCCGCTTTTGGGAGGCAGGGGCGGGATTTCGCCTCTACCTAGAGAAGCCCGGGTTCCGGGACAGAGCTGAACGGGCCTTGTCCCAAGTGCAAGGCAAAAGTCTTTTGTCTCGGAGGAGGATTTCCTCTTAATTCTTAGAGACTTGCCCATTTACCGCGTGGTGGGGGTGGGACTTCTTCCTCTATCTCCGGAAAAGAGGTGGAACTTCCTCTTATGGCTAAGAAAAGCTCTAGGCTCTGGGGTAGAACGCTCCTTTCCCCATCGACAAGGAGTTAAATTTGAccccttttttcctctaatttgaGAACTAAGGCGTACTTTTCTTTCTACCATAGGAGAAAGGGTGGGACTTCCTTTTTTTATGAATCCACTAGGGAGGGCGGGACTTCCTTTCTCCGCGGCGCGGGGTGGCCCCTGGATAGAGCTGTGGGCTCCAAGTCAGGAGACCCCGAGTTCCAATTCATCcttagacacttcccagctgtgtgacactgggcgactcacttaaccctgttcacttCAGTCCCCTCCAAAGGGGGCTGATCCCTTAAACCTATAGAAATGCCCGCTATTAGCTTTTACGGGAgcagttttcttgactctgcttttCCTCTTCAGAGGCCCCTCAGGAAGTGCTGCTGAGGCTGGAGACTGAGAAGTCTGCATCTGGGGAGGCCCTGGTGACCCTGGAGGCCAGTGGTTGCCCTCCACCAGCCAGGGTGGCCTGGGCTCGAGAGGGACGGCCCCTGGCTCCAGGGGGTGGGGGCCGCCTGAAGTTAAGCCCCGATGGCCATAAGCTTCTCCTTGGCAACTTCAGCTTGGAGCATGACGTGGGGAACTACTCTGTGCTGTGCAGCGGGGCTCTTGGGGCTGGTGGGAACCGGATCACCCTCATTGGTCAGTTCCAGAGGGATCCCAGAGTCCTGAATTAGagctctccctctctgccccatCACTGACCCATGGGTCCTTGTCCCCATCCCTGCCCTCTCAACAATACAGGTGACCTGATCCACCAGGGACCCTCAGTTCCTGCCTGCTTAGGGATCTAAGGagctgaatccattctttctcctttccttctcacaTAGGGCCTTCTATCTCCTCTTGGAGGCTACAGCCTGCCGATGGGGCGGCTGTCTTGACATGGGATGTGGAACGTGGCTGTGTGGTCAGTGGCTTTGAAGTGCAGGCACGGACAGAGAAACCAGAAGCGGGGGCCACAGGCCTGAGTGGAGGGGCCTGGACATCCTTGCTACTCCTGGGGCCCCAGGAACGCTCAGCTGTAGTTCTCCTGCCCTCCCAGCCCCCAGGGCCTTGGAAGCTTCGTGTGCTGCCCACTCTGGGTGGTCAGCCTGGGACTCCTTCTTCCAGCCGGAGCTACCGGGCTGGTGAGGTTGGGGGTCTACATGCCTGTGTCTGTGAGGGACTGGGGACAACACAGTTGGATACCTGAGGCAGGTTGGAATATCTGAGCTCTGGGTACTATCCTTAGTCCTGTCTCCCTCTCTAAACCAGGTCCCATCCTGGGCCCCGGGGCCATTGCGGGCATTGTGCTTGGCTCCTTGCTGGCTTTGGCTCTCCTTACAGCTCTGCTGGTCCTGCTTGGATGCTGTGCCTGTCGGTTATGGGGTGAGCAAGGGATGGTAACAAGTCACAGTGACCAGTGAGGCCATGAGGAGGCAGTGGCCAGTGGGGAGGGAGCAGATAAGAACACTGCCCAGAGTGAGAAAGTGATAAGGAGCTTGGTCAGTGAAGAGGGAGCAGAGCCATGGCCACTGGGGACTGAACAGACAAAAACCTTGACCAGGGGCAGAGGAGAAGATGACAACTTTGGTTAACGAGAAGGATGACCATTGGGGAAGGGGCAGAGCAGAACCAGGCCCActggggttggattagatcaggagtggggaaccttggcctgaaggccacatgtggccctctacatcctcaagGGCTgctctttggctgaatccaaacttcgcagaacaagtccccttaattaaaggatttgttctgtaaaacttggactcagtcaaaaggccgcacccagggacctagaaagccacacatgtctttgaggcagcaggttccccacccctgggactcACTTTTGGACAGTAGGGATAGAGCAGAATTTGGAAGATAAAAGGGACCTGAAATTCTCAGCCAATAGGAAGAGAGGGAATGGATGCCTGGGAAGCAGAAGCCAGTTGGACCTAAAAGAGACACATTGAAGAAAGCTCATTCtggcaccccctcccccccatttcctTACCTCCATTGGCCAGTGAGAGGCCAGACTTACCCATGGACAGAGAGGGGATGATGTGGGAGGTCCAGCTGGCCAGTAACacactttctcctttccctttttctatgTAGGAAACAGCATGAAGAAGCCCCTGATCTTTCCCCCTGCAGTCTTCACCCcagagaagaagacagagagtGTAACCTCTCTGGGGTCTCCACAACCTTCCCCCAATGGTTTTGTCACAGAACCCAGTCCAACCTGGGCTTGTCCTGTGAGTAGATATAGAGTGAGAAGTACTTGACTGTTCAGACGGGGGCAGTGAGATGGATTGGTTTCCCTTCCACAAGGTGGAAGGGTAAGCCTCTCCACCATAAAAGTATATTAAGGGTGGGAGGTGTCTGAcataaaaaaaggggggtggtgTTATTTGCAGTTATggggcctgaattcaaatggccactctgctacctgtgtgaccttggtccagTTACTTCCCCTAGGCTTTGAGGGTTGAACTGATGAACCCATGTGATTCTAAGGCTCCCTTAAAAACACCAGCAGCATAACGTGAGATTTGCTGTTTCTTCCCATGATAGGGAAGGACTTCCTTTTTAATTcaagtcatatttttttttccataaagtgAGACAAGTTCTACTTTAACAAGATAGAGGAAGGACTTCCTTTTTCCCGCCAGGTTGGGGTTGGacttcctgtttcttctttttttcacaaGATGTTAGGGAGAATTCCTATTTGTGTTCACCTACTTG
This Trichosurus vulpecula isolate mTriVul1 chromosome 2, mTriVul1.pri, whole genome shotgun sequence DNA region includes the following protein-coding sequences:
- the VSIG10L gene encoding V-set and immunoglobulin domain-containing protein 10-like — its product is MAAQGPQLLQQLLLLFLVSGVGTSSPAALGRISPSVPSLGVRVSSPSGFRGSDNSTVLSGKASPTTALGGNDFSPGAPRERTQPPAVQDLKESPLQVPSRQSSPRVAEGPLSVLVGSPISLRLSPAPALDPPSLVVVWRRGTTVLAAGTLGSEAAPPSLAPDYRTRLHFDQETGGLDLEQAELADSGHYTAELIHAGRERELREVAVYVYEPLPQLAMAPADPVTEEGAPELRLRCVGARASQGQLNWSQGGRLLEAGPGDGEGSARLRTDGIDLVIVRPQRTDQANYTCRVQSPFGASEATAAVTVLYGPDPPVITVSSDRDASPAHYVSVGSNVTLRCNAASRPPAELSWSLADPREAAVPAGPRLLLPGVGPAHAGAYACLAANPRTGLRRRGLLNLTVAAPPPGSPRCSLQGSPGDRNLLLGCTWPGGIPGASVQWMGLPPDVPASPASSSLFVSVPARPQLSGVTFTCLGRHLAATRSCSVTPKAPQEVLLRLETEKSASGEALVTLEASGCPPPARVAWAREGRPLAPGGGGRLKLSPDGHKLLLGNFSLEHDVGNYSVLCSGALGAGGNRITLIGPSISSWRLQPADGAAVLTWDVERGCVVSGFEVQARTEKPEAGATGLSGGAWTSLLLLGPQERSAVVLLPSQPPGPWKLRVLPTLGGQPGTPSSSRSYRAGPILGPGAIAGIVLGSLLALALLTALLVLLGCCACRLWGNSMKKPLIFPPAVFTPEKKTESVTSLGSPQPSPNGFVTEPSPTWACPVVVPSQVTAASPKGVHRTVRSATQV
- the ETFB gene encoding electron transfer flavoprotein subunit beta produces the protein MAELRALVGVKRVIDYAVKIRVKPDKTGVVTDGVKHSMNPFCEIAVEEAVRLKEKKLLKEVIAVSCGPKQCQETLRTALAMGADRGIHVEVSESEAERLGPLQVSRVLTALAQKEKAGLVLLGKQAIDDDCNQTGQMTAAMLDWPQGTFASKLSLDGDKLTVEREIDGGLETIRLKLPAVVTADLRLNEPRYATLPNIMKAKKKKIEVVKPGDLGVDTASRISVLSVEDPPQRTAGVKVETTEDLVAKLKEGGHV